A single window of Brevundimonas vitisensis DNA harbors:
- the infB gene encoding translation initiation factor IF-2: MSDENDKTNEGQGTSQGGQGQTGQGTGTPSQTGPRAPLSLKPRQAGSVSTGTVRQSFSHGRTKTVVVETKRRIGAAPGHQRPQGFDVAARRPEPAPGSTAPRPAPRDIAAGNLSSSEQEARRRAIELATQQQAERERKAAAERLQRDQAAREQAAAADRAAQAARDEAAAARAAAEKARAEAEKLAASGAKPAAPAAPAAPAAPAATAQTPAPAASAPEPTPAPAPPAPARPAPPARPVVNFGQRVPKQPSANPGRAPIDRPAFGGRSAREAALGGGERAFTARPGAERASGAATPRPTQTVRYSALTPKPAPSPAARGPRPGPGGAATPPGETNVARPSRAPGAGFTRPAKPEDDRDRRFSDAGPGKAVSRQRGEPKRREGRLTIQAVAGGDEDAAERMRSLASVRRAREREKEKRKGGATEAPRTAREVVIPDVITVQELSNRMAVRGVDIIKFLMRQGLMMKINDVIDSDTAELVADEFGMTVRRVSESDVETGFLDAADDEGATQPRAPVVAIMGHVDHGKTSLLDALRTTDVAAGEAGGITQHIGAYQVRLESGDRVTFLDTPGHAAFSAMRARGANVTDIVVLVVAADDGVMPQTIEAIQHAKSANAPIIVAVNKIDKPDANPQKVVNELLQHEIIAESLGGDTQIIELSAKNRTNLNGLIDAILVQAEVMDLRANADRSAEGVVIEAKLDKGRGPVGTVLVKRGTLKRGDIVVAGSAWGKVRALLNERGEQLTDAGPSVPVEILGLDEAPGPGEPFAVVENEARARELTEYRDRVRREKATGGINQVSLADMMSKLGSKKISELPVLIKADVQGSAEAIVGSLEKMGNDEVRARVIMSGAGGITESDVNLAKSAGAPIIGFNVRASKQARDLADREGVEIRYYAIIYDLLDDLKGVLSGMLAPIQRETFLGNAKVLQVFDISKVGKIAGCRVSEGVVRKGARVRIIRDDVVVLELGTLNTLKRFKDEVNEVPSGQECGMHFQGFQDIKEGDFIECFTVEEIKRSL, from the coding sequence ATGAGCGACGAGAACGACAAGACGAATGAAGGCCAGGGCACGAGCCAGGGCGGTCAGGGCCAAACCGGGCAGGGAACGGGAACGCCGTCCCAGACGGGACCGCGCGCGCCCCTCAGCCTGAAGCCGCGCCAGGCGGGATCGGTCTCGACCGGTACCGTGCGCCAGAGCTTCAGCCACGGCCGGACCAAGACGGTCGTGGTCGAAACCAAGCGCCGTATCGGCGCTGCGCCCGGCCATCAGCGCCCGCAGGGCTTCGACGTCGCCGCCCGTCGTCCCGAGCCTGCGCCCGGCTCTACGGCCCCGCGTCCGGCTCCGCGCGACATTGCCGCCGGCAACCTGTCCAGTTCCGAACAAGAGGCGCGCCGCCGCGCGATCGAACTGGCGACCCAGCAGCAGGCCGAGCGTGAACGCAAGGCTGCCGCCGAGCGCCTTCAGCGCGATCAGGCCGCCCGCGAGCAGGCTGCCGCAGCGGACCGTGCTGCCCAGGCTGCGCGCGACGAGGCCGCCGCCGCCCGTGCCGCGGCCGAAAAGGCCCGCGCCGAGGCAGAGAAGCTGGCGGCTTCGGGTGCCAAGCCCGCTGCCCCGGCGGCTCCCGCAGCCCCTGCGGCTCCTGCGGCTACGGCTCAGACGCCTGCGCCCGCTGCTTCTGCTCCCGAGCCGACGCCGGCCCCGGCCCCGCCTGCTCCGGCCCGTCCTGCACCTCCGGCCCGTCCGGTGGTCAATTTCGGCCAGCGTGTTCCCAAGCAGCCGAGCGCAAACCCCGGTCGTGCCCCCATCGATCGCCCCGCCTTCGGAGGCCGCTCGGCCCGCGAAGCGGCGCTCGGGGGTGGCGAACGCGCCTTCACGGCCCGTCCCGGTGCCGAACGCGCGTCGGGTGCCGCCACGCCGCGCCCGACCCAGACTGTCCGCTATTCGGCCCTGACGCCCAAGCCTGCTCCGAGCCCTGCTGCACGCGGTCCTCGCCCGGGACCTGGCGGCGCTGCGACCCCGCCGGGAGAGACCAATGTCGCCCGTCCGTCCCGCGCGCCCGGTGCCGGCTTCACCCGCCCGGCCAAGCCGGAGGATGATCGTGACCGCCGCTTCTCAGACGCGGGGCCCGGCAAGGCCGTCTCGCGTCAGCGCGGCGAGCCCAAGCGCCGCGAAGGCCGACTGACTATCCAGGCCGTGGCTGGTGGCGACGAGGATGCCGCCGAACGGATGCGCTCGCTGGCCTCGGTTCGCCGGGCCCGTGAACGCGAGAAGGAAAAGCGCAAGGGCGGAGCCACCGAGGCCCCGCGCACCGCGCGCGAAGTCGTCATCCCTGACGTCATCACGGTCCAGGAACTGTCCAACCGTATGGCTGTGCGGGGCGTCGACATCATCAAGTTCCTGATGCGTCAGGGTCTGATGATGAAGATCAACGACGTCATCGATTCCGACACGGCCGAACTGGTGGCGGACGAGTTCGGCATGACGGTTCGCCGCGTGTCCGAAAGCGACGTCGAAACCGGCTTCCTCGATGCTGCGGACGACGAAGGGGCGACCCAGCCCCGCGCGCCGGTCGTGGCGATCATGGGCCACGTCGATCACGGCAAGACCTCTCTGTTGGACGCGCTGCGCACCACCGATGTGGCGGCGGGCGAGGCCGGCGGCATCACCCAGCACATCGGGGCCTATCAGGTGCGCCTGGAAAGCGGCGATCGCGTCACCTTCCTGGACACGCCCGGCCACGCCGCCTTCAGCGCCATGCGTGCGCGTGGGGCGAATGTGACCGACATCGTGGTTCTGGTCGTGGCTGCCGACGACGGCGTCATGCCCCAGACGATCGAAGCCATTCAGCACGCCAAGTCGGCCAACGCCCCGATCATCGTGGCGGTGAACAAGATCGACAAGCCGGACGCCAATCCGCAGAAGGTCGTCAACGAACTGCTTCAGCACGAAATCATCGCTGAAAGCCTGGGTGGCGACACCCAGATCATCGAACTGTCGGCCAAGAACCGCACCAATCTGAACGGCCTCATCGACGCCATTCTGGTGCAGGCCGAGGTGATGGACCTGCGGGCCAATGCCGATCGCTCGGCCGAAGGCGTGGTCATCGAAGCCAAGCTGGACAAGGGACGCGGCCCGGTGGGCACGGTTCTCGTCAAGCGCGGCACCCTGAAGCGCGGCGATATCGTCGTGGCGGGTTCGGCATGGGGCAAGGTGCGCGCCCTGCTGAACGAGCGCGGCGAGCAGCTGACGGACGCCGGTCCCTCGGTGCCGGTCGAGATCCTGGGTCTGGACGAAGCGCCCGGACCTGGCGAGCCCTTCGCCGTGGTCGAGAACGAGGCCCGTGCCCGCGAACTGACCGAGTATCGTGACCGCGTGCGGCGCGAGAAGGCGACCGGCGGCATCAACCAGGTCTCCCTGGCCGACATGATGTCCAAGCTGGGCTCCAAGAAGATCTCGGAGCTGCCGGTCCTCATCAAGGCAGACGTGCAGGGCTCGGCCGAGGCCATCGTCGGCTCGCTGGAGAAGATGGGCAACGACGAGGTCCGCGCGCGGGTCATCATGTCCGGTGCCGGTGGTATCACCGAGAGCGACGTCAACCTGGCCAAGTCGGCCGGGGCCCCGATCATCGGTTTCAACGTCCGTGCCTCGAAACAGGCCCGTGACTTGGCCGACCGCGAGGGCGTGGAAATTCGCTACTATGCGATCATCTACGACCTCCTGGACGATCTGAAGGGTGTGCTTTCGGGCATGTTGGCGCCGATCCAGCGCGAAACCTTCCTGGGCAATGCCAAGGTCCTTCAGGTGTTCGACATCTCCAAGGTCGGCAAGATCGCCGGCTGCCGGGTGTCGGAAGGTGTGGTGCGCAAGGGCGCGCGCGTCCGGATCATCCGCGACGACGTCGTCGTTCTGGAACTGGGCACGCTCAACACGCTCAAGCGCTTCAAGGACGAGGTCAACGAGGTGCCCTCGGGCCAGGAATGCGGCATGCATTTCCAGGGCTTCCAGGACATCAAGGAAGGCGACTTCATCGAGTGCTTTACCGTCGAAGAGATCAAGCGGTCGCTCTAA
- a CDS encoding RNA-binding protein, whose product MGLRDATTDRERRDLVSHQVMDESRLIRFVAAPDGSVAPDLGRKLPGRGLWVAADRASVQAAVKKNLFARSAKAPLKPAADLAERVESLLYRRCLEQLGLARREGVLISGFEKSAAAIRAGRAAWLIEAADGSADGRGKLFGLIRHARPTPEICGAFGADDLSLALGLENAIHAVLLAGGRADRWTMEVKRLAGFRPLRPRDWLLDEPEVGPESGSVEAAEQAVGGRGAVS is encoded by the coding sequence ATGGGATTGCGCGACGCGACGACTGATCGAGAACGCCGCGACCTGGTGTCCCACCAGGTCATGGACGAATCTCGCCTGATCCGTTTCGTCGCCGCCCCGGACGGCAGCGTCGCACCCGACCTCGGCCGCAAATTGCCGGGGCGGGGCCTTTGGGTCGCTGCCGACCGGGCCTCGGTCCAGGCGGCGGTCAAGAAGAACCTGTTCGCCCGCTCGGCTAAGGCCCCGCTCAAGCCGGCGGCCGATCTGGCCGAGCGGGTCGAAAGCCTGTTGTATCGCCGCTGTCTGGAGCAGCTGGGACTTGCCCGGCGCGAAGGCGTGCTTATCTCGGGGTTCGAGAAATCCGCGGCGGCCATCCGTGCGGGCCGCGCAGCCTGGCTGATCGAGGCCGCGGATGGGTCCGCGGACGGTCGCGGCAAGCTTTTCGGCCTGATCCGGCACGCCCGACCGACCCCGGAGATATGCGGCGCGTTCGGTGCTGACGATTTGAGTTTGGCCCTTGGGCTGGAAAATGCGATACACGCGGTTCTGCTCGCGGGTGGGCGGGCCGATCGCTGGACCATGGAGGTCAAGCGGCTGGCCGGATTTCGACCGCTGCGCCCACGGGATTGGCTTCTGGACGAACCAGAAGTTGGCCCCGAGAGCGGATCAGTTGAGGCCGCGGAACAGGCTGTTGGCGGGCGGGGTGCCGTCTCCTGA
- the nusA gene encoding transcription termination factor NusA codes for MAVTGISANRLELLQIADAVAREKNIDKEIVVEAIEEAIQKGAKSRYGAHHDIRAKIDIKTGELSLTRHVTIVEDDWQPEDELEEFNDSAMVRLRDASKRDPEAVVGKEYVENLPPFEFGRVQTQMARQVVMGKVRDAERANQYEEFKDRVGEIVNGTVKRVEYGNTIVDLGRGEGIMRRNDSIPREVFNIGDRVRTYIYDVRPEAKGPQVMLSRAHPGFMAKLFAQEVPEVYDGVIEIRAAARDAGSRAKMAVLSNDSSIDPVGACVGMRGSRVQAVVAELQGEKIDIIQWNPDEPTFIVNALAPAEVSKVVLDEEADRVEVVVPDEQLSLAIGRRGQNVRLASQLTGWQIDIITESQDSERRQREFSERTQLFQEALDVDEVIAQLLVTEGFATVEDLAFVEAYEISDIEGFDEETAEELQARARDFLDRQAAALDAKRVELGVLDEVMTVPGVTGAIAVALGEGGIKTVEDLADLATDEIRGGYEVRNGERVKVAGVLESFSLSQEDAEMLILQARVAAGWIDASELPQPPEPAYEEGEELAEGEYDADAVFAAPAAAGDEGLEHAELDNGDAEVFGEDLEKSRDA; via the coding sequence ATGGCCGTCACCGGAATTTCCGCCAATCGTCTCGAACTGCTGCAGATCGCCGATGCGGTCGCGCGCGAGAAGAACATCGACAAGGAAATCGTCGTCGAGGCGATCGAGGAGGCGATCCAGAAGGGTGCCAAGTCCCGTTACGGTGCCCACCACGACATCCGCGCCAAGATCGACATCAAGACCGGCGAACTGAGCCTGACCCGCCATGTCACCATCGTCGAGGACGACTGGCAGCCCGAAGACGAGCTGGAAGAGTTCAACGACAGCGCCATGGTGCGGCTGAGGGACGCCTCCAAGCGCGATCCCGAGGCGGTCGTCGGCAAGGAATATGTCGAGAACCTGCCGCCCTTCGAATTCGGCCGGGTGCAGACCCAGATGGCCCGCCAGGTCGTCATGGGCAAGGTTCGCGACGCCGAGCGCGCCAATCAGTACGAAGAGTTCAAGGACCGCGTCGGCGAGATCGTCAACGGCACGGTCAAGCGGGTCGAATACGGCAACACCATCGTCGACCTGGGCCGCGGCGAGGGCATCATGCGCCGCAACGACTCCATCCCGCGCGAGGTGTTCAACATCGGCGACCGGGTCCGCACCTACATCTATGACGTCCGGCCCGAGGCCAAGGGGCCGCAGGTCATGCTGTCGCGCGCCCACCCCGGCTTCATGGCCAAGCTGTTCGCCCAGGAAGTGCCCGAGGTTTATGACGGCGTGATCGAGATCCGCGCCGCCGCCCGCGACGCCGGCTCGCGCGCCAAGATGGCCGTGCTCTCGAACGACTCTTCGATCGATCCGGTCGGCGCCTGCGTCGGCATGCGCGGCTCGCGCGTCCAGGCCGTGGTGGCCGAGCTGCAGGGCGAGAAGATCGACATCATCCAGTGGAACCCGGACGAGCCGACCTTCATCGTCAACGCCCTGGCTCCGGCTGAGGTGTCCAAGGTCGTGCTGGACGAGGAGGCCGACCGCGTCGAGGTCGTTGTGCCTGACGAACAGCTGAGCCTGGCCATCGGCCGTCGCGGCCAGAATGTGCGCCTGGCCAGCCAGCTGACCGGCTGGCAGATCGACATCATCACCGAGAGCCAGGACTCTGAGCGTCGCCAGCGCGAGTTCAGCGAGCGGACCCAGCTGTTCCAGGAAGCTCTGGACGTCGACGAAGTCATCGCCCAGCTGCTGGTCACCGAAGGCTTCGCCACGGTCGAGGATTTGGCCTTCGTGGAAGCCTATGAAATCTCGGACATCGAAGGCTTCGATGAGGAGACGGCCGAGGAACTGCAGGCCCGCGCCCGCGACTTCCTGGACCGTCAGGCGGCCGCCCTGGACGCCAAGCGGGTCGAACTGGGCGTGCTGGACGAAGTCATGACGGTGCCCGGCGTGACCGGCGCGATCGCCGTGGCCCTGGGCGAGGGCGGTATCAAGACCGTCGAGGACCTGGCCGACCTGGCTACCGACGAAATCCGCGGCGGCTACGAGGTCCGGAACGGCGAGCGGGTCAAGGTGGCCGGTGTGCTGGAATCCTTCAGCCTCAGCCAGGAAGACGCCGAAATGCTGATCCTTCAGGCCCGTGTCGCGGCTGGCTGGATCGATGCCTCGGAACTGCCTCAGCCGCCCGAGCCGGCGTATGAGGAAGGCGAGGAGCTGGCCGAAGGCGAATATGACGCCGACGCCGTCTTCGCCGCCCCGGCTGCTGCCGGAGACGAGGGGCTGGAGCATGCGGAGCTGGACAACGGCGACGCGGAGGTCTTCGGCGAGGACCTCGAAAAATCGCGCGACGCGTGA
- the rimP gene encoding ribosome maturation factor RimP produces MRAKTAEDRHLLELIDPIAESLGLAVVRVRLMGGTLRRRLQIMAERPSDNDIAVEECARLSRAVSEVFDAADPIAGEYLLEVSSPGVDRPLTRLIDFDLFDGFEARLETDRMIEGRKRFKGVLAGVDGDNIAIDLDGEEDTALIPFEWLVDAKLVLTDALLNRGAAIRAARGEPEDVADDAPSSPGAGTGRGVPQPKKTFKKTPKPTPSKTNKPKRDQA; encoded by the coding sequence TTGCGCGCCAAGACCGCTGAAGATCGCCACCTGCTGGAACTGATCGATCCCATCGCCGAGAGCCTGGGTCTGGCGGTGGTGCGCGTGCGTCTGATGGGCGGGACGCTGCGCCGCCGGCTGCAGATCATGGCCGAGCGGCCCAGCGACAATGACATCGCAGTCGAGGAATGCGCCCGGCTGAGCCGTGCCGTGTCCGAGGTGTTCGACGCCGCCGACCCGATCGCCGGCGAATATCTGCTGGAGGTGTCTTCGCCCGGCGTGGACCGCCCCCTGACGCGGCTGATCGACTTCGACCTGTTCGACGGGTTCGAGGCGCGCCTGGAAACCGACCGCATGATCGAGGGGCGCAAGCGCTTCAAGGGCGTGCTGGCCGGCGTTGACGGCGACAACATCGCCATCGATCTGGACGGTGAGGAAGACACCGCCCTAATCCCGTTCGAGTGGCTCGTCGATGCCAAGCTGGTGCTGACCGATGCCCTGCTGAACCGAGGCGCGGCCATCCGTGCAGCGCGCGGCGAGCCGGAGGATGTCGCGGACGACGCGCCGTCCTCGCCTGGAGCCGGAACCGGCCGGGGCGTGCCTCAGCCCAAGAAGACGTTCAAAAAGACCCCCAAACCCACTCCTTCCAAGACCAACAAGCCCAAGAGGGACCAAGCCTGA
- a CDS encoding biotin transporter BioY translates to MPVFAALMALSAQVTVPMVPVPMTLQTLAVLLAAAVLGSWRGTAAVLLYLALAAAGLPILSDGSGGLAPFTGATAGYLLGFPVAAALVGTVFDRQKSVPPAVAVALMLAAHLLILGLGTGWLATRIGWTPALEAGFLPFLIGALVKSLAVVAIAAGLRRLAPFRRA, encoded by the coding sequence ATGCCTGTCTTCGCCGCCCTGATGGCCCTGTCGGCCCAGGTCACCGTGCCTATGGTTCCGGTGCCGATGACCTTGCAGACCCTGGCGGTGCTGCTGGCCGCGGCGGTCCTTGGGTCATGGCGGGGCACAGCAGCGGTCCTTCTGTATCTCGCGCTCGCGGCCGCAGGTTTGCCCATTCTGTCGGACGGATCGGGCGGACTGGCCCCGTTTACCGGAGCTACCGCAGGCTATCTGCTCGGCTTTCCGGTCGCGGCGGCCCTCGTCGGAACGGTCTTCGATCGCCAGAAGTCCGTGCCGCCTGCCGTCGCAGTGGCGCTGATGCTGGCCGCGCATCTGCTGATTCTGGGTCTGGGCACCGGCTGGCTGGCGACGCGGATCGGCTGGACCCCGGCGCTGGAGGCGGGCTTCCTGCCCTTCCTGATCGGTGCCCTCGTCAAATCGCTCGCGGTCGTCGCGATTGCGGCGGGCCTTCGGCGGTTGGCTCCATTCAGGCGCGCCTGA
- the trmB gene encoding tRNA (guanosine(46)-N7)-methyltransferase TrmB has product MVSDPDDDIAARPLRSFGRIKSRAIKPRQAALFDTLLPGIALPDPKAGPIDPSSLMPEASGVWLEIGFGGGEHLAAQAARHPTTVMIGCEPFLNGVASALRHVEEGGLSNVRLHADDARDVIAALPDASLDRVMILFPDPWHKARHNKRRLLSDAVAIEIARLLKPGGTLRFVTDWADYADWALERLERTPGLVRIGNVEDWHAAPADHFVTRYEEKKLGDTAPIFLEFRRA; this is encoded by the coding sequence ATGGTTTCCGATCCCGACGACGACATCGCCGCCCGCCCGCTGCGTTCTTTTGGCCGCATCAAGTCCCGCGCGATCAAGCCGCGCCAGGCTGCCCTGTTCGATACGCTGCTGCCCGGCATCGCCTTGCCGGATCCGAAGGCGGGGCCGATCGACCCCTCGTCCCTGATGCCGGAGGCCAGCGGTGTCTGGCTGGAGATCGGATTTGGTGGGGGTGAGCATCTGGCCGCCCAGGCCGCGCGCCACCCCACGACCGTGATGATCGGCTGCGAGCCCTTCCTGAACGGCGTCGCCTCGGCCTTGCGCCATGTCGAAGAGGGCGGGCTGAGCAATGTGCGCCTTCATGCCGATGACGCGCGCGATGTGATCGCAGCCCTGCCCGACGCCTCGCTGGACCGGGTGATGATCCTGTTCCCCGACCCCTGGCACAAGGCGCGGCACAACAAGCGCCGCTTGCTCAGCGATGCCGTCGCGATCGAGATCGCCCGCCTGCTGAAGCCCGGTGGAACCCTGCGGTTCGTGACCGACTGGGCCGACTATGCCGACTGGGCGCTGGAGCGGCTGGAGCGGACGCCGGGCCTGGTCCGGATCGGCAATGTCGAAGACTGGCACGCCGCGCCCGCCGATCACTTCGTCACCCGCTATGAGGAAAAGAAGCTGGGCGATACGGCCCCGATCTTTCTGGAGTTCAGGCGCGCCTGA
- a CDS encoding alpha/beta fold hydrolase has translation MTQTFADRRFTSSDGLSLYARDYGGADGPARLPVIAIHGLTRNSADFGTIASLLAQSGRRVLAVDVRGRGRSDRAPDPMTYRPDVYARDILALLEQAGIERAVFLGTSMGGLITMALAGLKSRVIAAAILNDIGPEVSPEGLARIAAYTGQPVDTPTWAEATAYVRQTNGVAFPHYGDEDWEAFARRVFRDGPEGAPILDYDPDISVPIRAAGSKALVPNLWPSFRRLAKGRPLLLVRGATSDLLGADIAARMRKAAPKMAYAEVTGVGHAPMLDEAEARAAIFEFLREVP, from the coding sequence ATGACCCAGACTTTCGCTGATCGCCGCTTCACCTCGTCTGACGGTCTGTCTCTCTATGCTCGCGACTATGGCGGTGCCGATGGGCCTGCGCGCCTGCCGGTCATTGCAATCCACGGGCTGACCCGAAACAGCGCCGACTTTGGCACCATCGCGAGCCTGCTGGCCCAAAGCGGGCGGCGGGTGCTGGCGGTCGATGTCCGGGGACGGGGGCGGTCTGACCGTGCGCCCGACCCCATGACCTATCGTCCGGACGTCTATGCGCGCGACATCCTGGCCTTGCTGGAACAGGCGGGCATCGAGCGCGCCGTGTTTCTGGGCACCTCCATGGGAGGGCTGATCACCATGGCGCTGGCGGGCCTGAAGTCGCGAGTGATCGCCGCCGCCATCCTCAATGACATCGGGCCGGAGGTCTCTCCAGAGGGTCTGGCCCGGATCGCGGCCTATACCGGCCAGCCGGTGGACACGCCGACCTGGGCCGAGGCAACTGCCTATGTCCGGCAGACCAACGGCGTCGCCTTCCCCCACTATGGCGATGAGGACTGGGAAGCCTTCGCCAGGCGGGTCTTCCGCGACGGCCCGGAAGGCGCTCCGATCCTGGACTATGATCCCGACATATCGGTGCCGATCCGGGCAGCGGGGTCCAAGGCCCTGGTGCCCAATCTGTGGCCGTCGTTCCGGCGGCTGGCCAAGGGTCGGCCGCTGCTTCTGGTGCGCGGGGCAACCTCCGACCTGCTGGGTGCCGACATCGCCGCCCGGATGCGCAAGGCGGCCCCCAAGATGGCCTATGCCGAGGTCACGGGCGTCGGGCACGCCCCCATGCTGGATGAGGCTGAGGCCCGGGCCGCGATCTTCGAATTCCTGCGCGAGGTTCCCTAG